The Pygocentrus nattereri isolate fPygNat1 chromosome 1, fPygNat1.pri, whole genome shotgun sequence genome window below encodes:
- the il26 gene encoding interleukin-26 has translation MRWTILTLLALAALIHTCPGAKNRRDAQVDCLARCIRPKMINDMMNTLKDISRSLPNVNNEQNRKQRYVPKVYIKKMNVADINKILEIFEDHVFKKLWNSETKDPKSFTHAFNTLKDSMERCKDRGQVTLTRNTRETIKNMEERFKMLSADELWRAAGDFQIVLEWISFYIGKKSLPYKHLRSP, from the exons ATGCGCTGGACGATCTTGACCCTCCTGGCCTTAGCTGCCCTCATACACACCTGCCCAGGTGCGAAGAACAGGAGGGATGCCCAGGTGGACTGCTTGGCCAGGTGCATCCGTCCGAAAATGATCAATGATATGATGAATACTTTAAAGGACATCAGCAGATCTTTGCCA aatgtcaacaatgaacagaacagaaaacaacGATATGTACCTAAAGTCTACATTAAG AAGATGAACGTCGCTGACATCAACAAGATTCTGGAAATCTTCGAGGATCATGTGTTCAAGAAGCTGTGGAACAGTGAAACAAAGGATCCTAAGAGCTTCACCCACGCCTTCAATACATTAAAAGACAGCATGGAGCGCTGT AAGGATCGTGGTCAAGTAACACTTACTCGCAACACAAGGGAGACGATAAAGAACATGGAAGAACGATTCAAAATG CTGAGTGCAGATGAGCTGTGGAGGGCAGCAGGAGATTTTCAGATAGTACTGGAATGGATCAGTTTTTATATAGGCAAAAAATCTCTGCCATACAAACACCTGAGGTCTCCTTGA
- the LOC119264309 gene encoding interferon gamma-related-like: MNSWFSLVLMCSLVLIESLNGAAGNAIPHNIPHNHLQNLEKAVHTVQEYYDLKNKQWMGRAVFAPYLGKTETCTCEKLMLVAMLNSYVEMFSDMMKRSKEIEASLKGIQANVTHLRESKYSKEQHVLTQLQEIKLKNVNDMTIQGGAMNDFLSVYDMAYRLGHKKQ, from the exons ATGAATTCTTGGTTCAGCCTGGTGCTAATGTGCAGTCTTGTCCTCATCGAGTCACTGAATGGGGCTGCCGGGAATGCGATTCCTCACAACATTCCTCACAACCATCTTCAGAACCTGGAAAAAGCAGTGCACACTGTGCAAGAGTATTAT GACTTAAAAAACAAGCAATGGATGGGACGTGCCGTGTTCGCTCCCTACTTGGGCAAGACAGAG ACTTGCACATGCGAGAAGCTCATGCTCGTGGCCATGTTGAACTCCTACGTGGAAATGTTTTCGGACATGATGAAGAGGTCCAAGGAGATTGAGGCTAGCCTGAAGGGAATACAGGCAAACGTGACACACCTGCGGGAAAGTAAATACAGCAAAGAGCAGCATGTGTTGACGCAACTTCAGGAGATTAAGCTCAAAAAC GTGAATGACATGACAATCCAGGGTGGAGCGATGAACGactttctctctgtgtatgaTATGGCGTATAGACTTGGACACAAAAAGCAATAG